A DNA window from Parabacteroides johnsonii DSM 18315 contains the following coding sequences:
- the hypD gene encoding trans-4-hydroxy-L-proline dehydratase, with product MTTITAQRAPHSASNFAPAVEANAYGMNDRIKRLRQETFEAEPSLSIERALIETRFYKENYGKYPIPILRAMNFYEICKQKTIYIGKDELIVGERGPKPKCVPTFPELTCHSVEDLHVLNTRELQRYTISQEDIDTYEREVIPYWKGRTQRERIFSHVPQEWKDAYEVGMFTEFMEQRAPGHTALDGKVYKYGLLDLKERIRKELDGLDFMNDPEATDKQEELTAMSISCDAAILFAERHADLADEMSLTEKDPKRAAELRRIAEVCRQVPAHAPRNYWEAIQMYWFVHLGTITELNGWDAMNPGHFDQHLAPFYEKGIADGTLTRDEAKELMSCFFIKVNNHTAPPKVGITAKESGTYNDFTNLNIGGVKADGSDGVSEVSYIMLETIEELHILQPGSAIHISARTPERFLRAGCKVIRQGHGYPSVFNPDVYIQELMRQGKSLQDAREGGCSGCIEVGAFGKEAYVLTGYLNVPKILEVTLHNGVDPVSGRKVGLETGDPRGFGSYDELYAAFMKQVRYFVDMKVRVSNYIDRMFAKYAPATFLSLFIDDCIAKGRDYYNCGPRYNTTYIQCTGLGTITDSLATLKKHIFEDKRWSMDELLKAMADNFEGAEAMRQTILNRTPFFGNDDEYADSIAVKVFDDLYDTIEGKPNTKGECFHLNMLSTTCHVYFGKVMGATPNGRLAGRAISDGTSPSHGADTHGPSAVIKSLGKLDQVKSGGTLLNQRFLPSLLKREEDISKLSSLIRSYFALGGHHIQFNIVDTETLYAAQKCPEDYRDLLVRVAGYSDYFNDMNADLQADVIMRTEQETF from the coding sequence ATGACTACAATCACAGCTCAGCGTGCACCGCACAGTGCATCTAATTTCGCTCCCGCAGTAGAGGCAAATGCCTATGGAATGAATGACCGGATCAAACGTCTTCGACAAGAGACGTTCGAAGCCGAGCCCTCCCTGTCTATTGAACGCGCTTTGATAGAAACCCGTTTCTACAAGGAAAACTACGGAAAATATCCGATTCCGATTCTTCGGGCCATGAATTTTTATGAGATCTGCAAGCAGAAGACGATCTATATCGGCAAGGACGAACTGATCGTGGGCGAACGCGGACCGAAACCGAAATGTGTGCCGACTTTCCCGGAACTGACCTGCCATAGTGTGGAGGATCTGCATGTCTTGAACACACGTGAATTGCAGCGTTATACGATCAGCCAGGAAGACATCGACACGTATGAACGCGAAGTGATCCCTTACTGGAAAGGGCGTACCCAGCGAGAACGTATCTTCAGCCATGTGCCTCAGGAGTGGAAGGATGCCTATGAGGTGGGGATGTTTACCGAATTTATGGAACAACGCGCTCCGGGACATACCGCTTTGGACGGAAAGGTGTATAAGTACGGATTGCTGGATTTGAAAGAACGTATCCGGAAAGAACTGGACGGGCTCGATTTCATGAACGATCCCGAAGCGACCGACAAGCAGGAGGAACTGACTGCCATGTCCATCTCGTGCGACGCCGCCATCTTGTTTGCCGAACGGCATGCGGACCTCGCCGATGAAATGTCGCTGACGGAGAAAGACCCGAAACGGGCGGCCGAGTTACGCCGTATTGCCGAAGTTTGCCGCCAGGTTCCGGCCCATGCTCCCCGCAACTATTGGGAGGCGATCCAGATGTATTGGTTCGTCCACTTAGGGACGATCACCGAACTGAACGGTTGGGACGCGATGAATCCCGGTCATTTCGACCAGCATCTGGCTCCTTTCTACGAAAAGGGGATTGCCGACGGTACGTTGACACGCGACGAGGCAAAAGAATTGATGTCCTGTTTCTTCATCAAGGTGAACAACCACACGGCTCCTCCCAAAGTCGGCATCACGGCTAAGGAAAGCGGTACGTATAATGATTTTACGAACCTGAATATCGGCGGTGTGAAAGCCGATGGTAGCGACGGGGTGAGCGAGGTTTCCTATATCATGCTCGAAACGATCGAAGAACTGCATATCCTGCAACCCGGCAGTGCGATCCATATCAGTGCCCGCACACCGGAACGTTTTCTGCGTGCCGGTTGCAAGGTGATCCGCCAGGGACATGGCTATCCGTCCGTGTTCAATCCGGATGTGTATATCCAGGAGTTGATGCGCCAGGGAAAATCGTTGCAGGATGCACGCGAAGGTGGTTGCAGCGGTTGTATCGAGGTCGGGGCGTTCGGCAAGGAGGCGTATGTGCTGACCGGTTACCTGAATGTGCCGAAGATTTTGGAAGTGACGCTCCACAACGGTGTCGATCCGGTTTCCGGGCGTAAGGTCGGATTGGAGACGGGCGATCCGCGCGGTTTCGGCAGCTATGACGAACTATATGCCGCCTTTATGAAGCAGGTCCGCTACTTTGTGGATATGAAGGTGCGTGTCAGCAACTATATCGACCGTATGTTTGCCAAGTATGCACCGGCTACCTTCCTGTCTCTCTTCATCGACGATTGCATAGCGAAAGGACGGGACTATTACAACTGCGGCCCGCGCTATAATACGACCTATATCCAGTGTACGGGACTCGGTACGATTACCGACAGCCTGGCGACGCTGAAAAAACATATATTCGAAGATAAACGCTGGTCGATGGACGAACTGCTGAAAGCGATGGCCGATAATTTCGAAGGGGCCGAGGCGATGAGACAGACGATTCTGAACCGCACGCCATTCTTCGGAAACGATGACGAATATGCCGACAGTATTGCTGTGAAGGTGTTTGACGATCTCTATGATACGATCGAAGGAAAGCCGAATACGAAAGGCGAATGTTTCCATCTGAATATGCTGTCTACCACCTGTCACGTATATTTCGGCAAGGTGATGGGGGCGACTCCTAACGGACGCTTGGCCGGGCGTGCCATCTCGGACGGCACATCTCCGTCTCATGGCGCCGATACGCACGGGCCGTCTGCCGTCATCAAGTCGCTCGGCAAGCTTGACCAGGTGAAGAGTGGAGGAACGTTGCTGAACCAGCGTTTCCTGCCGAGCCTGCTGAAGCGTGAGGAGGATATCTCCAAGTTGTCTTCGTTGATCCGCAGCTATTTCGCTTTGGGCGGACATCACATCCAGTTCAATATCGTCGATACGGAGACGCTTTATGCTGCCCAGAAATGTCCGGAAGATTATCGCGACCTTCTGGTCCGCGTAGCCGGTTACAGCGATTATTTCAATGACATGAATGCCGATCTGCAGGCGGATGTGATCATGCGGACGGAACAGGAAACGTTTTAG
- a CDS encoding sigma-54-dependent transcriptional regulator has protein sequence MPSILILEDDITFSLMLKTWLGRKGFEVSSVSSVSDARSRIEDASFDLILSDLRLPDGDGIDLLKWIKENNFVIPLIMMTSYAEIQTAVQAIKLGASDYIAKPLNPEELLGKIKDVIKTETGPVASATEPERPARSAKRPELPGGTHSQYVEGQSQAARQLYEHVRLVAPTDMSVLITGSSGTGKEYVARRIHEQSNRKKAPFIAVDCGAIPKDLAASEFFGHVKGSFTGAIDNKEGAFVAAQGGTIFLDEIGNLSYEVQVQLLRALQERKVKPIGSNQEIAINVRLISATNENLRSAIDKGDFREDLYHRINEFTVRIPDLKERKEDLLLFANNFLDQANMELQKDIIGFDNEVIRIFQSYSWPGNLRQMKNAIKYATLLATGRYITCNELPEELTAGPVSAPVNIQLKNESHECEMIKRALQEAGNNKTRAAQLLGIDRKTLYNKLKAYGIA, from the coding sequence ATGCCGTCTATTCTGATTTTAGAAGATGATATAACATTCTCGTTGATGCTGAAAACCTGGCTGGGGAGGAAAGGCTTCGAGGTCAGTTCGGTATCATCGGTTTCGGATGCGCGAAGCCGGATAGAGGATGCCTCGTTCGATTTGATCCTGTCTGATTTGCGTTTGCCGGACGGGGATGGAATCGATCTGTTGAAATGGATAAAAGAAAATAATTTTGTAATTCCCCTGATTATGATGACCAGCTATGCGGAGATACAAACCGCCGTGCAAGCCATCAAGTTAGGGGCGTCCGATTATATCGCCAAACCGTTGAACCCGGAAGAACTTTTAGGCAAAATCAAGGATGTGATAAAGACGGAAACAGGCCCGGTCGCTTCTGCCACCGAGCCGGAACGTCCTGCGCGTTCAGCTAAACGTCCCGAACTGCCGGGAGGAACGCATAGCCAGTATGTGGAGGGACAGAGCCAAGCTGCCCGCCAGCTCTACGAGCATGTACGTCTGGTTGCTCCGACAGATATGTCTGTATTGATTACCGGTTCGAGCGGTACGGGGAAAGAGTATGTTGCCCGCCGTATTCACGAACAGAGCAACCGTAAGAAAGCCCCTTTTATTGCTGTTGACTGCGGAGCGATCCCGAAAGACTTGGCCGCGTCTGAATTTTTCGGGCATGTGAAAGGTTCGTTTACCGGAGCTATCGATAATAAAGAAGGTGCCTTTGTTGCCGCCCAAGGTGGTACGATTTTTCTGGATGAGATCGGCAACTTGTCCTATGAGGTACAGGTGCAGCTTCTTCGTGCCTTGCAGGAGCGGAAAGTAAAACCGATCGGTAGCAATCAGGAGATCGCGATCAATGTCCGTCTTATCTCCGCGACAAACGAGAACCTGCGTTCTGCGATTGATAAGGGGGATTTCCGCGAAGATTTGTATCATCGTATCAACGAGTTTACCGTCCGTATCCCTGATCTGAAGGAACGGAAAGAAGATCTTTTGCTGTTTGCCAACAACTTCCTGGATCAAGCCAATATGGAATTGCAGAAAGATATTATTGGCTTTGATAATGAAGTGATCCGGATTTTCCAGTCTTATTCGTGGCCGGGCAACTTGCGCCAGATGAAGAACGCCATCAAGTATGCTACCCTGTTGGCGACCGGCCGCTATATTACCTGTAACGAACTCCCGGAAGAGCTGACTGCCGGTCCGGTTTCCGCTCCGGTCAATATCCAGTTGAAAAACGAATCGCATGAATGCGAAATGATCAAACGTGCCCTGCAAGAAGCCGGCAACAATAAGACCAGAGCAGCCCAGCTGTTGGGTATTGACCGCAAAACGCTTTATAATAAGTTGAAAGCGTATGGGATTGCTTGA
- a CDS encoding DUF418 domain-containing protein produces the protein MEHGLLAKSPRIEVVDALRGFAVMAIMLLHNIEHFNFYDFPAASSAFMEAMDKGIWETLFFLFSGKAYAIFSLLFGFSFFIQYNNQAKKGKDFRLRFLWRLFLLFIIGCFNGAFFPGDILVLYSIIGVVLVLVCKWSDRAVLIAAIILMLQPLELGKFFYAMMNPDYVPAAGVWRVHSQRMYPFLSQPDFWAMVKSNLWDGQLFSLLWAWGYGRFFQTASLFLLGMLIGRRQLFAKLSEHRVFWMRTLVIGAVCFVPLYFITASLPDMISNKAMLTPMNTVVSSFRNFSFMCVLVACFVFLWQQVSTHKVLHSLVPYGKMSLTNYLTQSIIGSFVYFGYGLSLYNVLGTTASFGVGVLLFVLQLGFCHWWLKRFKQGPFEGAWKKATWAF, from the coding sequence ATGGAGCACGGACTTTTAGCTAAGTCGCCTCGTATCGAGGTGGTGGATGCACTACGCGGTTTTGCCGTTATGGCTATTATGTTACTACACAACATCGAACATTTTAATTTCTATGACTTCCCGGCAGCTTCTTCGGCTTTTATGGAGGCGATGGATAAAGGGATATGGGAAACATTGTTTTTCCTCTTTTCCGGGAAAGCTTACGCGATTTTCTCTCTGCTGTTCGGATTCAGTTTCTTTATTCAATATAACAACCAGGCGAAGAAAGGCAAAGACTTTCGCCTGCGTTTCCTGTGGCGGCTTTTCCTTTTGTTCATTATCGGCTGTTTCAACGGGGCGTTTTTCCCCGGCGACATATTAGTCCTTTATTCTATAATTGGCGTGGTGCTCGTGTTAGTCTGCAAATGGAGCGACCGGGCGGTCCTCATTGCCGCTATTATCCTGATGCTCCAACCGCTCGAACTCGGCAAGTTTTTCTATGCGATGATGAATCCTGACTATGTGCCGGCAGCCGGCGTTTGGCGTGTGCATAGCCAACGTATGTATCCGTTCCTTTCGCAGCCGGATTTCTGGGCGATGGTCAAGTCCAACCTTTGGGACGGCCAGTTGTTCAGTCTGTTGTGGGCATGGGGGTACGGACGTTTCTTCCAGACTGCCTCTTTGTTCCTGTTGGGTATGCTGATCGGACGCAGACAGTTGTTTGCCAAACTGTCCGAACATCGGGTTTTCTGGATGCGGACGCTGGTTATCGGCGCGGTCTGCTTTGTCCCGTTGTATTTCATTACGGCTTCCCTGCCGGATATGATCTCCAACAAGGCGATGCTGACTCCGATGAATACGGTGGTTTCCTCTTTCCGCAATTTCTCTTTCATGTGTGTGTTGGTCGCTTGTTTCGTCTTCCTGTGGCAACAAGTTTCGACCCATAAAGTGTTGCACAGTTTGGTGCCATACGGAAAGATGAGTTTGACTAACTATTTGACACAGTCTATTATAGGATCGTTTGTCTATTTCGGCTATGGTTTGTCACTTTATAATGTTTTAGGTACGACAGCCAGTTTCGGAGTCGGTGTCCTGCTGTTCGTCCTCCAGTTAGGTTTCTGCCATTGGTGGTTGAAGAGATTCAAGCAAGGTCCGTTCGAAGGGGCGTGGAAAAAGGCGACTTGGGCTTTTTGA
- a CDS encoding hybrid sensor histidine kinase/response regulator — protein sequence MSAQNGHITSKVILGYLLLILIAVCSVVYIYNIIEQFAGEDDPNNKSSEKVYLVTNTLSLLYESEALGQMVGLPQGEIKHFNRTLNKALQNMDSLRTLVSNPALYPKIDTIDMLIEQKRWNTRRLLETWRETNAEHLYTQNIEKVIARQDTMIRQVEIQERVIVHQDSVKTPQPHKHRGFFRRLADAFSPPKEDSTVIVNTTRQIVTDTLVNSFNPADTIVTVLKNLQDSVADQRKQLVDQLLERAANLRYNNSIITSRINQMLRDIEEEEMNASMERVVKKQEVLRETSYLIGGIAILSLIIVVVFIILITRDISRSQYYRQQLEKAKQYAEDLLHSREKLMLTISHDIRAPLSSIIGYIELLLRRRPDERQRYYLENMTGSADHILSLVNGLLDFHRLESGQMEIQNVPFSVRTLFNEIYGSFRPIAEAKGLAFVLNMKEEGMDRIYSGDPIRLRQVVSNLLSNAVKFTHEGRIVLIVKLNCQLSIVHPQLSITVSDSGVGIPEEEQEKIFGEFARLSGTEKEEGFGLGLSITRKLIELMGGTLSLKSVPGKGSDFTIVLPLQESEVQTLPATPAIEEEDETETGSFGGREIFCLLVDDDPLQLALTEEFLKRNHVEVASCSNPFAVVDILRNSSFDAIITDIQMPGMDGYGLLNVIRSSGVPGTDTVPVIALSASVENEHTHYLEVGFTGFLNKPFTAKQLIALLNNLLQADIQAEVSPEFNFDSLTAFAGEDKEASASIIRTFAEETNKSVSLLQQALEKTERVPAAKISHKLIPLFTMLGASDLVAQLRILEKNDEALTDEGWKRLLSEVIRQAGVVVGQAVERYL from the coding sequence ATGAGCGCACAGAACGGGCATATTACAAGTAAAGTCATATTGGGATACTTGTTATTGATCCTGATAGCCGTGTGTTCGGTCGTTTATATCTATAACATCATCGAACAGTTTGCCGGCGAAGACGACCCGAACAACAAATCGAGCGAGAAGGTCTATCTCGTGACCAACACCTTGTCGTTGCTCTACGAAAGCGAAGCACTCGGACAAATGGTCGGGCTTCCGCAGGGGGAAATCAAGCATTTCAACCGCACGCTGAACAAGGCTTTGCAGAATATGGATTCCTTGCGTACGTTAGTGTCGAATCCCGCACTATATCCCAAGATCGACACGATCGATATGCTGATCGAGCAGAAGCGTTGGAACACGCGCCGCCTGTTGGAAACCTGGCGCGAGACGAACGCGGAACATCTGTACACCCAAAACATCGAGAAGGTGATCGCCCGGCAAGATACGATGATCCGGCAGGTCGAAATACAGGAGCGCGTGATCGTGCACCAGGATTCCGTGAAAACTCCCCAGCCCCATAAGCACCGCGGCTTTTTCCGCCGCCTTGCCGATGCATTCTCACCGCCTAAAGAGGATTCGACTGTTATCGTGAATACGACCCGGCAGATCGTGACTGATACGTTGGTGAACTCCTTCAACCCGGCAGACACGATCGTGACAGTCCTGAAAAATTTGCAGGACAGTGTGGCCGACCAGCGTAAACAGCTTGTCGACCAGCTTTTGGAGCGTGCCGCTAATTTACGTTATAATAACAGTATCATCACAAGCCGGATCAACCAGATGTTGCGCGATATAGAAGAAGAGGAGATGAACGCGTCGATGGAGCGTGTCGTGAAGAAACAGGAGGTGCTGCGCGAAACCTCTTATCTCATTGGCGGCATCGCTATCCTGTCGCTGATTATCGTGGTGGTCTTTATCATTCTGATCACGCGTGATATCTCCAGGAGCCAGTATTACCGGCAGCAATTGGAGAAAGCCAAGCAATATGCCGAAGACCTGCTCCATAGCCGGGAGAAGCTGATGCTGACGATCAGCCACGATATCCGTGCGCCGCTCTCGTCCATAATCGGTTATATCGAACTGTTGCTGCGCCGTCGTCCGGACGAAAGGCAACGTTATTATTTGGAAAATATGACCGGATCGGCCGATCATATCCTTTCGCTGGTGAACGGCTTGCTTGATTTTCATCGGTTGGAATCGGGGCAGATGGAGATACAGAACGTGCCCTTCAGCGTGCGTACGCTTTTTAACGAAATATACGGGAGCTTCCGTCCGATAGCCGAGGCGAAAGGACTGGCTTTTGTTCTGAATATGAAAGAGGAAGGGATGGATCGCATCTATTCCGGTGATCCGATACGTCTCCGCCAGGTAGTCAGCAACTTGTTGTCCAACGCTGTCAAGTTTACCCACGAAGGGCGCATCGTCTTAATAGTCAAATTAAATTGTCAATTGTCCATTGTCCATCCTCAATTGTCAATTACCGTCTCCGACTCCGGTGTCGGGATTCCGGAAGAAGAACAGGAAAAGATTTTCGGCGAGTTTGCCCGTCTGTCGGGAACTGAAAAGGAAGAAGGTTTCGGTCTCGGACTTTCCATTACCCGCAAGCTGATCGAACTGATGGGAGGAACCTTGTCGCTAAAGAGTGTTCCGGGAAAAGGAAGTGATTTTACGATTGTCCTGCCTTTGCAGGAGTCGGAAGTGCAGACACTACCTGCCACGCCTGCCATAGAGGAGGAAGACGAAACGGAAACCGGGAGCTTCGGAGGACGCGAAATCTTTTGTTTGCTGGTCGACGACGATCCGTTGCAGTTGGCACTGACGGAAGAGTTTTTGAAACGGAACCATGTGGAGGTCGCCAGTTGTTCAAATCCGTTTGCCGTGGTCGATATTTTGCGTAATAGTTCTTTCGACGCGATCATAACCGATATACAGATGCCGGGAATGGATGGTTACGGCCTGCTCAACGTCATTCGTTCGTCGGGTGTCCCCGGTACAGATACCGTGCCTGTCATCGCGCTTTCGGCCAGTGTGGAAAACGAGCATACCCATTATTTGGAAGTCGGCTTTACCGGATTCCTGAACAAGCCTTTCACGGCTAAGCAGTTGATCGCTTTGTTGAATAACCTGTTGCAGGCGGATATACAAGCCGAGGTGTCGCCCGAATTCAATTTTGATTCGCTTACCGCTTTTGCCGGTGAAGACAAAGAAGCCTCTGCGTCCATTATTCGGACTTTTGCCGAGGAGACGAACAAGAGCGTTTCGTTGCTGCAACAAGCTTTGGAGAAGACCGAACGTGTTCCGGCTGCCAAAATCTCCCATAAGCTGATCCCGCTTTTCACCATGTTGGGAGCTTCCGACTTGGTAGCCCAACTGAGAATCCTTGAGAAGAACGACGAAGCACTGACAGACGAAGGTTGGAAGCGGCTTTTATCTGAAGTGATCCGGCAGGCGGGTGTTGTTGTGGGCCAGGCTGTGGAGCGGTATTTGTAG
- a CDS encoding phosphoethanolamine transferase, translating into MRYFTNILRWISSQEHLYFLFGLLFIIPNCVFLFTEPLPVPVGLASIVMPLAFWMGVLLLARKPGVVVWCLLPKIILDGGQLVLLYLFGESVIAVDMFLNLTSSNASEASELLGNIFLVIVCVFFFYTLPTLWLATRSVLMKDRLTAVFRKRWAFRSLGLFGVGVLLCFLPSWQKHSFSLKNDVYPVNALYNLYFAITKSNKNANYSISSADFKFNSVRTGQADGKREIYVLVVGETSRAMEWSLYGYERNTTPRMKGLDGLVHFTDVVTQSNNTHKSVPIILSAASAENYGVIYDEKSIVTAFKEAGFRTLVIANQKLTTSMIGAFYREADTFIDMSTFNTGSYLTSLHDAALLPYLEKELDKSDEDMFIVLHTYGSHFNYHERYPAEFRIYTPDKAEGIRQSYKKELRNAYDNSIRYTDYVLGEIVDMLKKKEVCASMLYLSDHGEDIFDDARARYLHASPIPTYYQLHIPYIIWFSDDYRTVFPEKYRTAMSHGAYPVSTNSVFHTVLDIAGVRTSVSDSTLALTNPAFAVRDRMFLGDHDEPVPFWKVGLKKADFVMLDKWKMAYKKD; encoded by the coding sequence ATGAGGTACTTTACTAATATTTTGCGTTGGATATCTTCACAGGAACACTTATATTTCTTGTTCGGCTTGCTTTTCATCATTCCGAACTGTGTTTTTCTGTTCACAGAGCCTTTGCCTGTTCCGGTGGGCCTTGCTTCTATCGTCATGCCGCTGGCGTTCTGGATGGGAGTTTTGCTGCTGGCGCGTAAACCCGGAGTGGTGGTCTGGTGTCTGTTGCCGAAAATCATATTGGACGGAGGGCAATTGGTCCTGTTGTATCTTTTCGGCGAGTCGGTGATAGCGGTGGACATGTTCCTGAACCTGACAAGTTCGAATGCTTCCGAGGCAAGCGAATTATTAGGGAATATTTTTCTTGTCATCGTTTGCGTCTTTTTCTTTTATACGCTTCCTACCTTGTGGCTGGCTACGCGTTCGGTCCTCATGAAAGACAGGTTGACCGCCGTGTTTCGCAAGCGGTGGGCGTTCAGAAGCTTAGGACTTTTCGGGGTAGGGGTGCTGCTTTGCTTTCTGCCTTCTTGGCAAAAGCACAGTTTCTCGCTCAAGAACGATGTCTATCCGGTCAATGCGCTTTATAATCTCTATTTTGCGATTACCAAATCGAACAAAAACGCCAACTATTCGATCTCTTCCGCCGATTTCAAGTTCAACTCGGTCCGGACGGGACAGGCGGATGGCAAGCGCGAGATTTACGTGCTTGTGGTGGGAGAGACTTCGCGGGCTATGGAATGGAGCTTGTATGGATATGAACGCAATACGACTCCGCGGATGAAGGGGCTCGATGGCCTGGTGCATTTTACGGATGTCGTGACGCAATCCAACAATACGCACAAAAGCGTACCGATCATCCTGTCTGCCGCCAGCGCGGAAAACTATGGCGTGATATATGACGAGAAAAGCATTGTCACCGCTTTCAAGGAAGCCGGTTTCCGTACGCTTGTCATCGCCAACCAGAAACTGACCACTTCGATGATCGGGGCTTTCTACCGGGAGGCCGATACGTTTATTGATATGAGCACGTTCAACACCGGATCGTATCTGACCTCGTTGCACGATGCCGCCCTTTTGCCGTATTTGGAAAAAGAACTGGATAAATCGGACGAGGATATGTTTATCGTCCTCCATACATACGGGTCGCATTTCAATTATCATGAGCGGTATCCGGCCGAGTTCCGGATTTATACGCCGGATAAGGCCGAAGGCATCCGCCAGTCTTATAAGAAGGAACTGCGCAATGCTTATGACAATTCGATCCGTTATACGGATTATGTCTTGGGAGAGATTGTCGACATGTTGAAAAAGAAGGAGGTTTGTGCGTCGATGCTCTATCTGAGCGATCATGGAGAAGATATTTTCGATGATGCGCGTGCCCGTTACCTGCATGCTTCGCCTATACCGACTTATTATCAGCTCCATATCCCGTATATTATTTGGTTTTCGGACGATTATCGGACCGTTTTCCCGGAGAAATACCGGACGGCGATGTCTCACGGGGCGTATCCGGTCAGCACGAACAGCGTGTTCCATACGGTATTGGATATTGCCGGTGTCCGGACTTCGGTATCCGATTCCACATTGGCCCTGACCAACCCTGCTTTTGCCGTTCGTGACCGTATGTTTCTCGGTGATCACGACGAACCGGTCCCGTTCTGGAAGGTTGGATTGAAGAAAGCGGATTTCGTTATGTTGGACAAATGGAAAATGGCCTATAAGAAAGACTGA